From Xenopus tropicalis strain Nigerian chromosome 3, UCB_Xtro_10.0, whole genome shotgun sequence, the proteins below share one genomic window:
- the neo1 gene encoding neogenin isoform X3 yields MAIRSPPGSLVRVTRGLFAVSILFSVWKKPTWAAKTAGSGFRTFTPFYFLTEPVDTVTLRGFAAVLNCSAYADPTPKIEWKKDGTFLNLVSDDRRRLLPDGSLLITSVVHSKHNKPDEGIYQCVATVESLGSIVSRTARLSVAGLPRFTSQPESSSVYVGDSIVLNCDVSPELVPFVHWEQNKASRELDNRVAVLLNGSLVISNANESDAGLYRCAVGGGSSIKYSEEAEIRVLQDTGDERPMLFLRQPLPLTRVSGQTALLTCVVSGYPTPSVRWTHNQKEILTENSETLTFVAGGSLQISSVTEEDSGIYTCIADNGNQTIQAHAELSIQVPPIFHVKPSNTHAHESMDIVFKCEVTGKPTPTVKWVKNGDMVIPSDYFKIVEDHDLQVLGLVRSDEGFYQCIAENEVGNVQAAAQLIILEPAATPGGPLPSSPRDVVASLVSTRFIKLTWRMPADPHGENLTYQVYYSKESMNRERVENTSRPGEMQVTIQNLLPETVYYFRVVAQNQNGAGESSLPLKVETQPEVQVPGPAPNFKATPVSPTSVSVSWETPLSGNGEIQSYKLYYMEKGADNEQDVDVGGHSYTLNGLKKYTEYTFRVVAFNKHGPGVSTQDVTVRTLSDVPSAAPQNLTLEVRSSQSILVQWQPPPIGSQNGQIVGYKVRYRKTTRKSETSEILVDAQLSYLFTALERDTEYSFRAVALTVNGSGPASDWVSAETFESDLDESRVPDVPSSLHVRPLVTNIVVSWTPPENQHQVVVRGYAIGYGLGSPHAQTVRVDHKQRYYTIDNLEPSSHYVISLRAFNNVGEGIPLYESAVTRQHTDPSDVDVFVVHAPYTPVPEPSPMLPPVGVQATIVASDTVRLTWADNSLPKNQKITDSRYYTVRWKTNIPANTKYKMANSTTLSYLVTGLKPNTLYEFSVMVTKGRRSSTWSMTAHGTTFESVPSSPPKDVTVVSKEGKPRTIIVNWQPPSEANGKITGYIIYYSTDAQAELHDWVIEPVIGNRLTHQIQELTLDTPYYFKIQARNSKGMGPMSEAVLFRTPKESSPYMPNDQASSISGKGVRPSDPGSNGGSSLGGSNSHHGNPTSLDQNMLLTIIVSIGVITVLIAVVIAAICSRRSSSHHKKKRAASKSVNGSHKYKGNSKDVKPPDLWIHHERLELKPTDKSPETNPILTDTPLPRSPQDLTPGDSTTESSIHQHSNSYRGLESEDSVSSLAGRRGMRPKIMMPFDSQPPQPVVSAHPIHSHDNSHHFRSVPGFMLHVLGGPPQAAESVRHTPSCDTVVAASSSSQTGPEDPDPSGVSFLPGSLDEDSVPSVPTAHIRPSHPLKSFAVPAVPTSASGASYEPSLPSSPLLQQQCPTALSVKTASLGTLGRVRPPLPVTVPSAPEPLETSRMLEGSECSYEPDELSKEMAHLEGLMKDLNAITTA; encoded by the exons GTCTCCCTCGATTTACTAGCCAGCCAGAGTCCTCTTCTGTATATGTTGGGGATAGCATTGTATTGAACTGTGATGTCAGTCCTGAACTGGTGCCTTTTGTGCATTGGGAGCAAAACAAGGCTTCACGAGAATTGGACAACAGAGTAGCTGTCCTGTTAAATGGCAGCTTGGTCATTAGCAATGCCAATGAAAGTGATGCTGGGCTATACCGCTGTGCAGTAGGTGGTGGGTCatccattaaatacagtgaggagGCAGAGATTAGAGTACTTCAAG ACACAGGAGACGAGCGCCCCATGCTGTTTCTTCGCCAGCCTTTGCCACTTACCAGAGTTTCTGGGCAGACTGCACTCTTGACTTGTGTGGTATCTGGGTATCCAACACCCAGTGTGCGCTGGACCCATAACCAGAAAGAAATACTGACTGAAAA CTCAGAGACGTTAACATTCGTGGCAGGGGGCAGCCTGCAGATCAGTTCTGTAACGGAAGAAGATTCTGGAATTTACACATGCATTGCCGACAATGGGAACCAGACTATTCAGGCTCATGCTGAGCTTAGCATACAAG TACCGCCTATTTTCCATGTCAAGCCATCCAATACTCATGCACACGAGTCCATGGACATTGTATTTAAGTGTGAGGTAACCGGGAAACCGACACCCACAGTTAAATGGGTTAAAAATGGAGATATGGTGATTCCAAGTGACTACTTCAAAATAGTG GAGGACCATGACCTGCAGGTGCTTGGTCTGGTGCGCTCAGATGAGGGATTCTATCAGTGTATAGCTGAAAATGAGGTGGGAAACGTCCAGGCAGCAGCACAGCTCATTATCCTTGAGCCTG CTGCCACTCCAGGAGGCCCCCTGCCTTCATCCCCAAGGGATGTCGTAGCCTCTCTGGTGTCTACACGTTTCATAAAGCTGACTTGGCGTATGCCGGCTGATCCACATGGAGAGAATCTCACCTATCAGGTCTACTATAGCAAGGAAAGCATGAATAG GGAGCGAGTGGAGAACACGAGCCGCCCAGGAGAAATGCAAGTTACCATCCAGAACCTTCTACCCGAGACAGTCTATTACTTTCGAGTGGTGGCTCAAAATCAGAATGGAGCAGGTGAAAGCTCTCTGCCTCTAAAGGTTGAAACACAGCCTGAAG TACAAGTTCCTGGCCCAGCCCCCAACTTTAAAGCCACACCAGTCTCACCCACATCTGTAAGTGTCTCTTGGGAAACCCCACTGTCTGGAAATGGGGAGATTCAGAGCTACAAGCTTTATTATATGGAAAAAGGAGCAGACAATGAACAG GATGTTGATGTGGGTGGACATTCATATACATTAAATGGCCTGAAAAAATATACAGAGTATACCTTCAGGGTGGTAGCCTTTAACAAGCATGGGCCAGGTGTATCCACGCAGGATGTGACTGTCAGGACTCTGTCAGATG taccCAGTGCTGCCCCTCAGAACCTGACACTAGAAGTTCGGAGTTCACAG AGCATTCTAGTGCAGTGGCAGCCCCCTCCTATAGGTTCCCAAAATGGACAGATTGTGGGCTACAAGGTCCGTTACCGCAAGACAACAAGAAAGAGTGAGACTAGTGAGATTCTTGTGGATGCTCAGCTATCATATCTTTTCACAG CTCTTGAGCGGGACACCGAGTACAGTTTTCGGGCTGTGGCCTTGACTGTTAATGGAAGTGGCCCAGCCTCAGACTGGGTTTCAGCAGAAACCTTTGAGAGTGATCTGGATG AGTCGCGTGTACCAGATGTGCCAAGCTCCCTCCATGTACGTCCTTTGGTCACAAACATTGTAGTGAGCTGGACCCCCCCAGAAAACCAGCACCAGGTGGTGGTTCGTGGATACGCAATTGGCTATGGCTTAGGAAGTCCACATGCCCAGACTGTACGTGTGGACCACAAGCAGCGTTACTATACCATTGATAACCTTG AACCCAGCTCCCACTATGTTATCTCGCTTAGAGCTTTTAACAATGTTGGAGAGGGAATTCCACTGTATGAGAGTGCAGTCACCCGGCAGCACACAG ACCCTTCCGATGTTGATGTGTTTGTTGTTCATGCCCCATACACCCCAGTTCCAGAGCCCAGTCCTATGTTGCCCCCAGTTGGCGTGCAAGCCACTATCGTGGCCAGTGACACTGTGCGTCTCACATGGGCGGATAACTCTCTCCCCAAGAACCAGAAGATCACTGATTCAAGATATTACACAGTGAGATGGAAGACCAATATTCCAGCAAATACCAAATACAAG ATGGCAAACAGCACAACCTTAAGTTACTTGGTTACTGGTCTGAAGCCCAACACTTTATATGAGTTCTCAGTCATGGTGACCAAAGGTCGTAGATCAAGTACATGGAGTATGACAGCACATGGGACCACATTTGAATCAG TGCCTTCCTCACCTCCCAAAGATGTAACTGTTGTGAGCAAGGAAGGAAAACCTCGCACCATTATTGTCAACTGGCAGCCTCCCTCAGAAGCCAATGGTAAAATAACAG gttatattatatattacagtaCAGATGCTCAGGCTGAACTCCATGACTGGGTGATTGAGCCTGTGATTGGAAACCGTCTCACCCACCAGATACAAGAGTTGACTCTAGACACCCCTTATTATTTTAAGATCCAGGCAAGAAATTCTAAGGGCATGGGTCCTATGTCAGAAGCTGTGCTTTTCCGAACACCAAAGG AGTCATCACCTTACATGCCTAACGACCAAG CATCCAGCATCTCTGGGAAAGGAGTTCGCCCTTCTGATCCTGGATCAAATGGTGGCTCAAGTCTTGGAG gcaGTAATAGTCACCATGGGAACCCAACGTCACTGGATCAGAACATGCTTTTAACAATTATTGTTTCCATTGGTGTGATCACTGTCTTGATTGCTGTGGTCATAGCAGCCATATGTTCCCGCCGTTCTAGCTCCCACCACAAAAA AAAGAGAGCTGCCAGTAAGTCAGTGAATGGGTCGCATAAATACAAAGGCAACTCCAAGGATGTGAAACCACCAGACCTGTGGATCCATCATGAACGTTTGGAATTGAAACCAACAGACAAGTCCCCAGAAACAAATCCTATTTTGACAGACACGCCTCTGCCACGCTCCCCACAAGATCTCACACCAGGGGATAGCACCACGGAAAGCAGCATCCACCAGCACAGCAATTCGTATCGAG GTCTGGAATCAGAAGATTCTGTGTCCTCACTTGCTGGGCGCCGTGGCATGCGACCTAAGATAATGATGCCTTTTGACTCCCAGCCTCCACAAC CGGTTGTCAGTGCCCATCCCATCCATTCCCACGATAATTCTCATCATTTTCGCTCCGTTCCTGGGTTCATGCTGCACGTGTTGGGTGGCCCTCCACAGGCTGCAG AATCTGTGCGTCATACCCCTAGCTGTGACACTGTAGTAGCTGCATCATCTTCCTCTCAGACTGGCCCTGAAGATCCAGACCCCTCGGGGGTTAGTTTCTTGCCTGGCTCCCTGGATGAAGATTCAGTACCTAGTGTTCCCACTGCACATATCCGTCCTTCTCATCCCCTAAAAAGCTTTGCTGTTCCAGCTGTGCCCACCTCTGCTTCTGGAGCTTCGTATGAACCCTCATTACCTAGCTCTCCGCTTCTTCAACAACAAT GCCCCACCGCTCTGTCTGTAAAGACAGCCtctcttggaactcttggcagggTGCGCCCCCCTCTTCCAGTCACAGTTCCCAGTGCCCCTGAACCACTAGAGACAAGCAGGATGCTAGAGGGCTCAGAGTGT AGCTATGAACCGGACGAGTTAAGCAAAGAGATGGCTCACCTTGAAGGCCTGATGAAGGATCTAAATGCCATTACCACAGCATGA